In Streptomyces chartreusis NRRL 3882, the following are encoded in one genomic region:
- a CDS encoding GtrA family protein produces MGHGASRLRRIVHEVAKFGAVGGAGVLVNLLVFNLVRHVTDLQVVRASVIATVVAIIFNYVGFRYFTYRDRDKSRRTREMTLFLLFSAIGLVIENGVLFVATYGFGWDTPLQNNIFKFLGIGVATLFRFWSYRSWVFRALPAREAVADAESILKGERAGRSRSGQRVP; encoded by the coding sequence ATGGGACATGGTGCCTCGCGGCTCCGACGGATCGTCCACGAAGTCGCCAAGTTCGGCGCGGTGGGCGGTGCCGGGGTGCTGGTCAACCTCCTCGTGTTCAACCTGGTACGGCATGTCACCGACCTCCAGGTGGTGCGCGCGAGCGTCATCGCGACCGTCGTGGCGATCATCTTCAACTACGTCGGCTTCCGCTATTTCACCTACCGCGACCGCGACAAGAGTCGCCGTACGCGGGAAATGACCCTGTTCCTGCTGTTCAGCGCGATCGGGCTGGTCATCGAGAACGGCGTGCTCTTCGTGGCGACCTACGGCTTCGGCTGGGACACCCCGCTGCAGAACAACATCTTCAAGTTCCTCGGCATCGGCGTGGCCACGCTGTTCCGCTTCTGGTCGTACCGCTCCTGGGTGTTCCGCGCCCTTCCGGCCCGTGAGGCGGTGGCGGACGCGGAATCGATCCTGAAGGGCGAGCGGGCCGGGCGGTCACGGTCCGGACAGCGGGTGCCGTAG
- a CDS encoding 5-(carboxyamino)imidazole ribonucleotide synthase, whose translation MTFPVVGMVGGGQLARMTHEAGIPLGIRFKLLSDTPQDSAAQVVNDVVVGDYRDLETLRAFARGCDVITFDHEHVPTEHLRALEADGIPVRPGPDALVHAQDKGVMRAKLDAIGVPCPRHRIVSDPQDVAAFAAEGDGFPVVLKTVRGGYDGKGVWVVDSVEEAADPFKAGVPVLAEEKVDFVRELAANVVRSPHGQAVAYPVVESRQVNGVCDTVIAPAPDLDEALALEASEMALNIANELGVVGHLAVELFQTRDGRILVNELAMRPHNSGHWSMDGAVTSQFANHVRAVLDLPLGDPRPRARWTVMVNVLGGDYPDMYSAYLHCMARDPQLKIHMYGKDVKPGRKVGHVNTYGDDLDDVLERARHAAGYLRGTITE comes from the coding sequence GTGACGTTCCCGGTAGTCGGCATGGTCGGCGGGGGCCAGCTCGCTCGTATGACACACGAGGCAGGCATCCCGCTGGGCATCAGGTTCAAGCTTCTCAGTGACACCCCGCAGGACTCAGCTGCGCAGGTCGTGAACGATGTCGTCGTCGGCGACTATCGCGACCTGGAGACGCTGCGCGCCTTCGCACGCGGGTGCGATGTGATCACCTTCGATCACGAACACGTACCCACCGAGCACCTCAGGGCCCTGGAGGCGGACGGCATCCCTGTGCGCCCCGGCCCCGACGCGCTCGTGCACGCCCAGGACAAGGGCGTGATGCGCGCGAAGCTCGACGCGATCGGCGTGCCCTGCCCCAGACACAGAATCGTTTCCGATCCGCAGGACGTGGCGGCCTTCGCCGCCGAGGGCGACGGCTTTCCCGTCGTCCTCAAGACCGTCCGTGGCGGGTACGACGGCAAGGGCGTGTGGGTCGTGGACTCCGTCGAGGAGGCCGCCGACCCGTTCAAGGCCGGTGTCCCGGTGCTCGCCGAGGAGAAGGTCGACTTCGTCCGCGAGCTCGCGGCCAACGTCGTACGCTCCCCGCACGGCCAGGCCGTCGCCTACCCGGTCGTCGAGTCCCGCCAGGTCAACGGCGTCTGCGACACGGTCATCGCCCCGGCGCCCGACCTCGACGAGGCCCTCGCCCTGGAGGCCTCCGAGATGGCGCTGAACATCGCCAATGAACTCGGCGTCGTCGGGCACCTCGCCGTCGAGCTGTTCCAGACGCGCGACGGCCGCATCCTCGTCAACGAGCTGGCGATGCGCCCGCACAACTCCGGCCACTGGTCGATGGACGGCGCCGTCACCAGCCAGTTCGCCAACCACGTCCGCGCGGTCCTGGACCTCCCGCTCGGCGACCCGCGCCCGCGTGCCCGGTGGACCGTCATGGTCAACGTCCTCGGCGGCGACTACCCGGACATGTACTCCGCGTACCTGCACTGCATGGCCCGCGACCCCCAGCTCAAGATCCACATGTACGGCAAGGACGTGAAGCCCGGCCGCAAGGTCGGTCACGTCAACACCTACGGCGACGACCTGGACGACGTGCTGGAGCGCGCCCGTCACGCAGCCGGCTACCTGAGAGGCACCATCACCGAATGA
- the purE gene encoding 5-(carboxyamino)imidazole ribonucleotide mutase, whose amino-acid sequence MSPVVGIVMGSDSDWPVMEAAAKALDEFEIAYEVDVVSAHRMPREMVAYGEQADERGLKVIIAGAGGAAHLPGMLASVTPLPVIGVPVPLKYLDGMDSLLSIVQMPAGVPVATVSVAGARNAGLLAARILAAHDDELRARMREFQQELNDQATEKGKRLRAKVEGSGGFGFGAGK is encoded by the coding sequence ATGAGCCCTGTTGTTGGCATCGTCATGGGGTCGGACAGCGACTGGCCCGTCATGGAGGCCGCCGCCAAGGCCCTCGACGAGTTCGAGATCGCCTACGAGGTCGACGTCGTCTCCGCGCACCGCATGCCGCGCGAGATGGTCGCGTACGGCGAGCAGGCCGACGAGCGCGGGCTCAAGGTGATCATCGCCGGGGCCGGCGGCGCCGCCCACCTGCCCGGCATGCTCGCCTCCGTGACACCGCTGCCGGTCATCGGGGTGCCCGTGCCGCTGAAGTACCTCGACGGCATGGACAGCCTGTTGTCGATCGTGCAGATGCCGGCCGGTGTCCCGGTGGCCACGGTCTCCGTCGCCGGTGCCCGCAACGCCGGTCTGCTGGCGGCCCGCATCCTCGCCGCGCACGACGACGAACTCCGCGCCCGCATGCGCGAGTTCCAGCAGGAGCTGAACGACCAGGCCACCGAGAAGGGCAAGCGCCTGCGCGCCAAGGTCGAGGGCTCGGGCGGCTTCGGCTTCGGCGCCGGGAAGTGA